A stretch of Lathyrus oleraceus cultivar Zhongwan6 chromosome 6, CAAS_Psat_ZW6_1.0, whole genome shotgun sequence DNA encodes these proteins:
- the LOC127094203 gene encoding uncharacterized protein LOC127094203 produces the protein MEDKETINDYITRITRLVNQIKSCGETILEQNVVSKVLRSSTSHFDNIVVAIEESKDLTTLSKYELQSSLEAHEQRMDERGTDKAKAEIALQARFNEKNKRSKGKFAARGKSNFSNFGSNDSQNSKHSTSEKGESSSKDSGHSNGFKKRYVSKVQCYKCRKFGHFANLCRGKSNENHNNEAKVAREEVDDEDTLLVMITKESYGIMDFPSSNYSSDSLWDNSCSEK, from the coding sequence ATGGAAGATAAAGAAACGATCAACGACTACATTACGCGCATTACCCGGTTAgttaatcaaatcaaatcttGTGGGGAAACGATTCTTGAGCAGAATGTTGTATCGAAAGTATTGCGTTCGTCAACGTCACATTTCGACAACATAGTTGTGGCTATTGAAGAATCAAAGGATCTAACAACTTTGAGCAAGTATGAATTGCAAAGTTCGTTAGAGGCACATGAACAAAGGATGGATGAGAGAGGCACCGACAAAGCCAAAGCGGAGATTGCTTTGCAAGCGCGTTTCAATGAAAAGAATAAGAGGTCGAAAGGAAAATTTGCGGCGAGAGGTAAATCAAATTTTTCGAATTTTGGTTCAAATGATTCGCAAAATTCAAAGCATTCGACGAGTGAAAAGGGTGAAAGTAGCTCCAAGGATAGTGGTCATAGCAATGGTTTTAAGAAGCGTTATGTGAGTAAGGTGCAATGCTATAAGTGTAGAAAGTTTGGACACTTTGCAAATTTGTGTCGTGGTAAATCGAATGAGAATCACAATAATGAAGCCAAGGTTGCTAGGGAAGAGGTAGATGATGAGGACACACTTCTAGTAATGATCACGAAGGAGAGTTATGGCATTATGGATTTTCCGAGCAGCAACTACAGTAGTGACAGTTTGTGGGACAACAGCTGTTCCGAAAAATAG
- the LOC127094201 gene encoding secreted RxLR effector protein 161-like: MSHLAAVKRILRYVKGTLGCGILFPASDTGRKCNLFGYTDSKWCGDKDDRKSTAGYIFMFGSTPISWCSKKEPVVALSSCETEYIATSLGACQAMWLMNLLKGLGCGDDAATTLFVNNVSAINLAKNPIAHGRSKHIEMQFHYLRELVGDGKLRLSYC; this comes from the coding sequence ATGTCCCACTTGGCGGCAGTCAAGAGGATCCTTAGATATGTGAAAGGTACTCTTGGCTGCGGAATTCTCTTTCCCGCATCGGACACGGGGCGTAAGTGCAATTTATTTGGCTACACCGATTCTAAATGGTGCGGAGATAAAGATGACCGAAAATCGACGGCGGGGTACATCTTTATGTTTGGTAGTACACCAATCTCTTGGTGCTCGAAAAAGGAACCGGTTGTAGCACTCTCTTCTTGTGAGACCGAGTACATTGCGACGTCGTTAGGTGCGTGCCAAGCTATGTGGCTTATGAATCTATTGAAGGGATTAGGATGTGGTGATGATGCTGCCACCACATTGTTTGTAAATAATGTTTCCGCAATAAATCTTGCGAAGAATCCGATTGCACACGGAaggagcaagcatattgagatgcAGTTTCATTATTTGAGAGAATTGGTCGGTGATGGAAAGCTTAGATTGAGCTATTGCTGA